TGCAATCTCAAGCTAACAAGTTGGAGGAGGAGATAAGCCTACTCGAATCGGGATCCAATGGAGAGCAAATGCTTCAGGCTTCTAGCAGGGGGGCAGCGGAAGCGATGCAGCCACAGGAGACTGCTACTACTGCAGCAGGGAGCAGGATAACGCAGGTGAAGGCATACCAAGTGGGCGAGGGGAGGTTCTACGTGAAGGTGGAGGGCATCATGGGAGACGGCGGAGAGCCGTCGGCTCTTTACTCTGCGCTCGCGTCTCTCTCGTGCTTCGATATGGAGAGCTCCCATTTCTCCCTCACCTCGGAGGGCTTTGTGTTCACCCTAACATTTAAGGTGGGTAGATCTTTACTTACCCATGTCTTCTGCTCTAATTTCTTTCTCCATTGAAGGAAGGAACCTCTTCCCCGTGTTGCAGGTGGGGGACTTCAGTGGGGAGATGAATGCGTCCTCCATGGAGATATGCGTAATGGGTGCTTTGGTGAAGAAGGGTTTTCAGCTCATGCAGACAACCACACTGTAAAAAAGCTTCTTCTCCGCTTATGTGTTGCTTTGAGCATTCATCCTTTCAACTGTAGAAAAGCTTACTATTGAAGCCTCAATCTGTTGCATGATCAATGCACAAAAttatactcttgtccttcaacTGGAGCTTCAATTAGTTCAAGCAAATGTGTCAATGAATGAACAGATCAGGAGGTTCAATGTACTGAGAAGATAACTCGAATCAAGAAAGGAAAacttagaagagagagagagagagatcttgcgACTGCTTTTATGGCAGAAAATTGGAGATGATGATCCCAATTGATTTTCACATCTGTAGAAACAACTAGCCAACCAACCTTAGAGAAGAgcgagagaaacagagagagagagagagagacatcttGCAACTGGTTATATGTGAGAAAAaatggagatgatgatgatgagagagagagagagagaccttgcAACTGGTTACATGTGAGAAAAAAAAATGGATgtgatgatgagagagagagagagagagagagagagggagagagatcttGCAACTGGTTATATGTGAGAAAAAAATGGATgtgatgatgagagagagagagagagatcttgcaACTGGTTACATGCGAGAAAAaatggagatgatgatgatgatgagagagagagagagagatcttgcaACTGGTTATATGTGAGAAAAAATGGAGATGATGATGAGCAACTGGTTACATGTGAGAAAAAATGGATGTGATgatgagagagacagagagagagagagatcttgcaACTGGTTACATGCGAGAAAAAATGGAGatgatgatgagagagagagagagagatcttgcaACTGGTTATATGTGAGAAAAAATGGAGATGAAGAtgatgagagaaagagagagagattgaTCTTGCACCTGGTTATATGTGAGAAAAAATGGAGATGaagatgatgagagagagagagagagagatagagagagatctTTCAACTGGTTATATGTGAGAAAAAATTACCCCAATTGCATGCTTGTGCTTCCATTCCTTCAAGCAAGAAAGCATACCAATATGTAGCTTCAAGATATGTGAATTGCCGGCCGGCCATCATAAAATGGATCTTCATCACTTAATCACTCAGATCCCAAACCAACCATCTCTCATCCTCCATCGACTGCTCATCATCATCGACATACTTAGGGCATGGATGTGTACAGTACAAGTGTACTGCACAGGTTTGTACTGATCTCAATTGCTGCCACTGCTTCCAAACCTATTTGTTTCTTCTAATAAACAACTATTACTTGGTATGTTCAAGACTAGTATTAATTTAATGTTGGGTAAGTGAGGTAAAGGGCTtaagacatatatatattttaatgaaaGATTCTGAACCATTTACAACATTTACATAGAGAAACAATTATCTGTCCAAGAATGCACAAGTCAACTACAATTCCAGCTGCCTATGTAGATGTCATTTGCATTCATTCTTGTTCCCTCTCTCTAGATTCTTTATTGAGATAAATTAACTGAATTattccattattattattttttttcatccctcCCTCTAGATTCTTTATTGACATAAAAAGtatcgataaaaaaatattatgtaaaaCTTAGTTCATatggaaaatgaaatgaacattaTGTAAGGTTTACGATGTTCTCGGATGATCCTCAAGTTATTAGTTATGGAGCATATAACACCAAGATCCTAAGCGTCAATCATTTGAGGTAagttatatggatcttttatcatcattgagatatataaaaatatatatataattaattaaatttaagatatttaagtttttatttataatttgtataaaaaaaatattagatcctcctctatttttttttcataccACTAACGTCATTTTAATGTCATTAAAATGACATTAAAATTTCAGTTGCCTCGTTGGGGTATTTCCGTCATTTTGATGTCACAGGCAAAACCCCGCGCCATCGAGTCGAGCTCTATAAAAAGGGGTGGGGGGAGTGGAAGGGGCGGGGAGGAGAGAATGAGATGGCGGAGGAcgagaggaacgaaggagaggggGCAGAAAGGAGGATCTCGTTGAAGAACTGGAGGAGGGAGGTCGACGAGAACCTGAATCGACTCCGCTCACTCCTCTTCGCCGCCGATCTCGCTCTCCAGCGGGACCACAACGCCGCCTCCCGAACCCTTGCCCTCCTCCTCATCGGCTTCCTCAACTCCCGTACGAGAACCCACACCGACGCGGATCTCGTCGCCTCCATTCGGACTGAGGCCGCCTCCCGCGCCCTCGCCTTCGACTCGGATCGGTGCGTCTCTCTATCTCTGTCTCTCGTTATCCCGGAATTTGGTGGCTGATCGTGCTGCTTCTCGGGTGCTATGAATTTGTTGGTCGTTATTTGAATCGACTTTGTGTGTATTCGAATATGGACCTCCGATCGGCGACTTCCACTATCTTGATGAAGTCAGTTTAGGAGAAAAGAACAATTGTTCTTTAGAGAGAAAAATTGACTGTTTCTTCCTCAAGAAGTTGGAGTGTGCGCTCTCTTACTCACAGATACAGAGATTTGCCTTATTTTATTTTGGCGGTTGTTGCTGGGATAGAGGGAGCGTGAGCGACTTGAAGACATTAGGACTCTGTTTTTGTGTGATGATGATGAGGTTTGAGATTATCACATCAGAAGATATAGACGGTCTAGTGAGACTGTGAGAGTCCTCGGAAGGCACTTAAACTAGAATGTTTTAATCATGGAAAAGGTATATAATGATTTACACCTAAAAACACACAGTAACTTGCTAGAACAATCTCTTAAATGCCTTGCCATGATGATCTATATGTCTGGAATTATAGATGATATACATGAACATGATTGTGTCTTGGAGTAAATGAttatgaaattatgatgatgatgatgatggcagcAAGAATAGTATTGATTGGAAAATCAGGAAACAAAATTTTCTCACAATTTTGGGGATAATACTGGGGAAAATCCATGTTAAAGGAGCATGAATCAATAGATGTATGGATAATGTGAAGGACAGAAGGACTTAATACATTACAGGGCTCCATGCTAATAAAAGGATTGCTACTAGCATATTCTACGAATGGGATTGAAAATAATACTTATGTATTACAATTGATGGTTAAAGCAGTTGGTTTTCATATACATTTGTAGTTTGGCCACATAAATCAAGCTTTGAATGATCTTGTGTTTCAGGTACTGCTTCTGGGTTGGCGTACATTTTTGCTACCTGGATGGATGAAAACTCAACCTAAAAGAAACATGGAACCACATGTTGTTTGCCAAAAATTTGTAAACTACTTCGGCACTGTGAAAATTTGCTGTTCTTCTAGATTGCAGTTTTCTTCAGCAAGTATCCAGCATAGATGGCACACACTAATAAGCAACTTAGGAAAGAGCAATCGCATACTAAGTTTTGGCATGTAATCATCACAGCAGATGATCAGATTGCGAAACATAACTAAAAACGAAGCCTCACACAGCTTTCTTATTTTAACTGGTAATATCTCTCTAATCCACCCATAGGCAATCAGTATATAGAGTGATGAACTCGAATGACCGTTGATAATATTGGTTTTCTGAACATGAAACAATGTAAACAGCTTGTATTTTCATTGAAAGAAATATGAGGAAATTTTTAACAAATCTGATGCTTGAATGCAAAAAATGGAAGATTGGTAAGTGAACATAGACTTGAAACTAAAAGGCACCAGAGCATGAAGGATTGTGCTTAGGTCTCTTTTTCATCTTAAGCTTTTGATGCCATGATGTCCATATGGCTAAATCATATTCCTTTACACAATTGGCATTAATAAACAATGGCACCAAAGTGCATTATCTTGGAATGTTACATACGAAGCTTGCTTAATATTTTAGTTTAATCATATAAGACATTAACAATGTTATGATTATTTTACTTTGTTGTACCAAGATAATAGGTATATTTTTCCCTTCAGTTTCTCAAGATGTAGCATCTTTTGGATTCAGCCAGGCATTTGAACAAGCAAGAAGAGATGCTGGTTGTATTTTTGTTGAGAAAGGGGATGTTGTAGTTTATTTGACTGGCTGATAGTTTAAAATATTAATGGGTCTGGATTATCAACACCCAACTATTGTATCTGGTTTTCTACTCCCATGTGATATCAGTGCAGATTGTGATTTAAATCCTGACTCCATGCATGCAAGGTATTCTGCATGTTCTATTTCCAGGATGTAGTTTAGTCAAAGTTCTTAAATTTTTCTGATTTCAAGCTTCCTGGATTTGAGGTTCTGTTTCCAGTTTAGAAATGTTGTAAGGTCCTGACAGTGAGCTGCCTGAGAAGTTAAGGAATCTGGAACCTCGACtaattgaacttgttagtaatgaGATAATGGATAAAAACTCTAATGTTTGGTGGGACGACATGGGTAATCAGAAACAATAACTGTGTTTTTGTCATAATTCTAGCATTTTTGGTGCCCAAAAATTGCCTCTAAAAAATATCTTCTCACTATTCTACTAATTCAGTGGCTTGCATGATACTAAGAAATGTGTCACGGAGATGGTATATGGCCTCTTTTACATCCTGACATATTATGGTTGTCGTTCGCCAGAAATAGGTCTACTGCTATTTGGTCCCCCTGTAAGTACttgttatttaaataaatatgccACTGCAACTTCAAATTCTAACTGTGATTATATGATTGTAGGGGACAGGTAAAACAGTGATCGGAAAAGCCATTGCTGGATAGGCGAAGGCAAAATTTTTTAACATACCGGCAAGTTCTTTGACAAGCAAGTGGGTATGTACAAGAGTGTTTCATGTTCTTTTATTTTATGCAATACTATTTAAGAGATTGCATCTTTCTCAAATATTGTGGATAAGGAGATCTATAATATTGTGAAATAAAGTCCACATATGAGAGCGCTGTTTCACATCCTGATTAAGTCTTGATAGACTAATGCAGCACGCATCAAGGGGGCAAGAGGGTTTTGGGGTTTAGGATTGTGCGCTTTTTGATGTGTGCCAATACTCTATCAGGACTTGAGCCATGACTTAAGCTGAGAAAtgctcattacttagttcatgggCAATAGACATTCCCAAGTTTGTTGTGAAATTTAGGTGGTTCCATGACATACTTTAAGTTCTCTATTAGACTGTGTGCACCTGTCGATGTGCATGTCTAGGGTCTCGCAATCACTTGTATTCAAAATAATCAGACGTCAGCTTTAAGGGCTCCGTTCTGTTTACAAGATGCAGATTGATACATCTGGTAGCTATATGTCAGTAAATTTGATTAGGAGAAAGAGATGATATGTAGAAGATAAGTAATTTACATTTCTAATGTCAATCGATAATATGACATACAATGCAGTTCTCTTTCCTTATATGATCAAAACCTAAAATCAGATTCCGGATCCTTAAATTGTTCCTTCCTGGACAATGAAATTTTAGGCCAAAATCCATGGCAATTTGTTACACAATTAAACACATAGAACATTATGCTTGTTCAAGTTCTGCACGACCATAATACTAACAAGTCTGTCCTGATCACCCAAATCTCTTACCCTTTTGGCTTGGTCTAGTTGAGCCAGGTACTGATCAGCCCTTCATTTGTAGTACGTTTAGACTGCATTGGTTTGCTGGCACCTACATATCACGTATGTAATACATACCCCCTGTGCATTGTTACCCACTTCGGTTTCATACTTCCCATGTCAACATTAGCGCACCAAAATTTCCCTGCATACATGTAGATTTTTGAACCAGTAAATCTCTTAACTCTAATTTTTGTTTTTCATGTCATATTGGGATCATTCTTATGCCTCTTGACAGTTAAATTGTGGTACGTGAAACAACTTTGCTCGTCATTTCGTCGACATTTTGAATGGTTTTCTGAAGAGAGTGAGCAGGCCAACTATTCGTTACCTGATACTAAGAAACCATGCTTAAGAGAGCAACAGTATACCAGAATTTGTTTGCCAAGGTATGTATGATCCATAATTTTGATCTGATGCTTATGTAAGATATTGTGTAGTTTACTGAAGTAGCAATTAGAAACACAATATATTTGGTCACAAATATCATTACATGTGGAGGAAATATTTATCTTCGTGGGGACTTTTAACCATGCATCAGCAGCGGGAGGCAGATGCACCAAAATCTGAGCAAATTTTCATCTCATTGACACTCTTTGGATAAGACCTAAAAAGGAAAATTGGTATTTTAAGTTCTCTACTTAAAATTGGTATTTTAAGTTCTCTACTAAATTTTGATCTCCTTTTCAAAATCGTGAACGAGGTTCTCTACTAATAAATGTCCGTCACTAACTTCTGCATAATTGGATGGGGTATAGTTGCTTAATCTGGTGCGTGAAAGGatgtgttagagagagagagagagagagagagagagaggtgacttttatcacaagaaactgaaaTAATTTGAGGGGGTCACTCCAGAACAAGTGGGACCATTGATGTGGAAAATAGAGGTAGCGTATGCAATTTGGAACTTGGAATGTTAAATGCAGGTTTTATAAACAAAGGGACTTCATTGCATGTCGGTCTTAATCAAAGAAATGTGGATTGGGTTCAAGGATTGAACACAAACAGAGTTTCTTTTAGTGGATTTATATTCATCCAAGTCAAAATTAATTGAGATGTCCTAATATTGAATTTAGGTTTTATAGTATGATTTTAATATTATCATTCATGTCCTTGTAGACAATCTCATTCGCCTACCGTTTTGACTCTTGGTTGAAAACTTCATTGGTTATCATGATGTCAAGGTTATTTAAGGTATTTTGTGTTCTTTGTATTTGTGCTATATTAAGTTTCATAAAGGCAAATATGTGAGTTCAAAACATGGCAAAGATACATAGCCAAAAAAAAAGGCTATATGAGATAAACAATTTCTTAAAAGTAGTAAGCGCGAGAAAGGGCATCAGTTAAGATCGTGTCCTTATTATCATAACCGAGCAATTAACAATTTAGTGGTTTTTTATACTACTTAATTAGTCTAATCTACTCTAATTATTTCCTATAAATTATTTGAACAAATTTGCATTGAAGAACATGCTAATTGGTAAATGAGCAATCTTTTCGATTCACTTGACCCGATTAAGACTTATTCTACTCACTAATAAAATAGCTGATGAGCTgtattaatgaaaataatttaaaataattattttataaaaataatccaTAAATATTTGTAATATATGACAATGTATAATTATGTATAAGAAAATAAGCGGCTTCCTAAACAATGCCTTGATAAGGGAACCCTTTTATATGAAAGGCAAAATAAGACCCCAAAGCACGGTAACAAAGACCCGAGCTCACGTTTTCGTACCGTTGACTCAGGACCAACTACAGATCGCCACCGTCAGCCGGAGCTccgtcggcggcggcggcagctaaATCAAGCCATCGCTCCATTGGTACACACTCGGCCTTGTGCGCCAACTTCCAGTGCAACGCCTGGCACGCCCTCGAGCAGTAGCTGGCCACACCGCAAGCAGAGCACCGTCGGAACTCGTGGCGCCGCGTCTCTGGCCGACCGCAGCCGCCGTAGGAACACAGGCTGAGCCCCTCGCTCTCCACCACAACGCCGCCCCTCGCCGCGAACCACTCCACCATGAACTGGTTCGCAGGGTGCCGCGCGCCGGCCGGCGTGCTGCACCAGAAGTCTCTCAAAAGCGAGCATAGTCGCCGGCAGTGAggcaaggaagaggaagaggtgcTCAGGACGACGGCAAGCTCGCGGGCGTTCGCCAGGAGGAGAAAGCGGCGGCCCTTGGCCGCGTTCCGGCGCACGCCGTAGCCGTCCTGGAGGCAGTGGCCCAGAACACGGATGGCGTCCTCGTGGCCGAGGGAGGCGGCGCGAGCGCAGAAAGCGACGCCGGCGCTGAGGTCCTTGTCGCTATTGGACCTGCCGCTGCCGTTGAAATGTATCACCGCCAACGAGTAGAGCGCCTCCATATGGTTACAGATCGCCGCCC
This genomic stretch from Musa acuminata AAA Group cultivar baxijiao chromosome BXJ3-9, Cavendish_Baxijiao_AAA, whole genome shotgun sequence harbors:
- the LOC135648389 gene encoding F-box protein At1g67340-like, producing the protein MKRRRLAREEGDLGRKRPQVGAAEEGSGFFSCLPDDLVVAILCRLSASTARPSDLLGVLIACKRLNRLGLDPLVLSNASVESLAIRAMNWSASAHRFLKRCADAGNLEACYILGMIRFYCLGNRRSGLSLMARAAICNHMEALYSLAVIHFNGSGRSNSDKDLSAGVAFCARAASLGHEDAIRVLGHCLQDGYGVRRNAAKGRRFLLLANARELAVVLSTSSSSLPHCRRLCSLLRDFWCSTPAGARHPANQFMVEWFAARGGVVVESEGLSLCSYGGCGRPETRRHEFRRCSACGVASYCSRACQALHWKLAHKAECVPMERWLDLAAAAADGAPADGGDL